From the genome of Desmospora profundinema, one region includes:
- a CDS encoding PIN/TRAM domain-containing protein, whose protein sequence is MLKRFVQIAFALMGATIGYTLGPLAFETLNLEIPAPPYIGAAVGALLLYVATLWLSKPIVQWIQWSEERLMKIPAVDILFGAVGLIFGLIVGFLIEPPLSELPIPGVSSVLPFLVSGILGYLGFRVGYKKRDELMSVFSMGRQTKDKKKDKEAREVEHKILDTSVIIDGRIADICRTGFLEGTLVIPSFVLEELQHIADSSDVLKRNRGRRGLDILNKIQKELNMRVLIYEGDFEEVSEVDTKLVKLAKVLSGKVVTNDFNLNKVCELQGVKVLNINDLANAVKPVVLPGEEINVQVIKDGKEHGQGVAYLDDGTMIVIEGGREYIGERIDVLVTSVLQTSAGRMIFAKPKLLEKAL, encoded by the coding sequence GTGTTAAAGAGATTTGTACAGATCGCTTTTGCCTTGATGGGAGCCACAATCGGGTATACATTGGGACCTCTTGCATTTGAGACGCTCAATCTGGAGATCCCAGCTCCCCCTTATATTGGAGCCGCTGTGGGGGCGCTCCTCCTGTATGTGGCGACCCTGTGGCTGTCCAAGCCAATTGTGCAATGGATCCAGTGGAGCGAAGAACGATTGATGAAAATTCCGGCCGTGGATATTTTGTTTGGAGCAGTGGGATTGATCTTCGGTCTTATCGTCGGATTCCTGATCGAACCTCCCTTGTCCGAACTGCCGATTCCCGGCGTTTCCTCGGTTCTTCCGTTTTTAGTATCCGGTATTTTGGGTTATCTGGGTTTCCGTGTCGGTTACAAGAAACGAGACGAACTGATGTCCGTCTTTTCGATGGGACGTCAAACCAAAGACAAGAAAAAGGATAAAGAAGCCCGAGAGGTGGAACATAAGATCCTGGACACCAGCGTCATTATTGACGGCCGAATTGCCGATATCTGTCGGACGGGCTTTTTGGAAGGAACACTGGTGATCCCCAGCTTTGTCCTGGAAGAGCTGCAACATATCGCCGATTCTTCCGATGTGTTAAAGCGGAACCGAGGGCGGCGTGGGTTGGACATTCTGAATAAAATCCAGAAGGAACTCAATATGCGAGTGTTAATCTATGAGGGCGATTTCGAAGAAGTGTCGGAAGTGGACACCAAGCTGGTTAAGTTGGCGAAGGTGCTTTCCGGTAAAGTGGTAACCAACGATTTCAACCTGAACAAGGTGTGTGAGCTGCAAGGGGTTAAGGTATTAAATATCAATGACTTGGCCAATGCGGTGAAACCCGTTGTTCTGCCGGGCGAAGAAATCAATGTTCAGGTCATTAAGGATGGAAAAGAACATGGGCAAGGTGTGGCATACTTAGATGATGGAACGATGATCGTCATTGAAGGCGGTCGTGAATACATCGGTGAACGGATTGACGTACTGGTCACCAGTGTGTTACAAACATCTGCAGGGAGAATGATTTTCGCCAAACCGAAATTGCTGGAAAAAGCGTTGTGA
- the ispD gene encoding 2-C-methyl-D-erythritol 4-phosphate cytidylyltransferase: MSVGVVIPAAGKGKRMGASVSKQFLDLYGEPILIRTLRVVSDHPAVTQTVVVVGREERARVESLLAQHGFNSKRVQTVIGGKERQQSVFEGLKALSTRWVLVHDAVRPFITHDRITALLTGAEETGAAILAVPVKDTIKEVEEGVVSRTLERNRLWAVQTPQAFRRELLLQAHRAADQTVLATDDAMLVESMGVPVRVVEGDYANIKLTTKEDWVLAEAIWRKRSSEQ, from the coding sequence TTGAGTGTGGGTGTAGTCATCCCTGCTGCCGGAAAAGGAAAGCGGATGGGAGCATCCGTCAGTAAACAGTTTCTCGATCTGTACGGCGAACCGATTTTGATTCGGACGTTGCGTGTGGTGTCCGATCACCCAGCGGTGACGCAAACGGTGGTGGTGGTAGGGCGTGAGGAACGCGCCCGGGTGGAATCGCTGCTCGCTCAACACGGATTTAACTCCAAGCGGGTACAGACGGTGATCGGGGGGAAGGAACGGCAACAAAGCGTGTTCGAGGGACTAAAAGCTCTCTCGACTAGGTGGGTCCTCGTCCACGATGCGGTTCGTCCTTTTATTACTCATGACCGTATCACCGCTCTGTTGACGGGAGCAGAAGAGACGGGTGCGGCGATCCTGGCGGTTCCGGTGAAGGATACGATCAAAGAAGTGGAAGAAGGAGTTGTTTCCCGCACCCTGGAGCGGAACCGCTTGTGGGCGGTCCAGACGCCCCAGGCTTTTCGCAGAGAACTCCTGCTACAGGCGCATCGTGCCGCGGACCAGACTGTCCTCGCGACGGATGACGCCATGCTGGTGGAATCGATGGGGGTTCCGGTACGGGTAGTGGAAGGGGATTATGCCAACATCAAACTGACAACAAAAGAAGATTGGGTGTTGGCGGAGGCAATCTGGAGAAAGAGGAGCTCAGAACAGTGA